The Acetomicrobium flavidum genome window below encodes:
- a CDS encoding OadG family transporter subunit has product MTSAFENGLYGGLLLSIIAFSVVFIVLGGLTLLIVAIKFVGSSDRGSGKKGEVVYSGGEGASSETSAPVMQAVSTEWPTATEPQVIGGIEEEEIAAISAAIAAYSSAPFEIKSVRRVIPPRTGLWRKASFFESLEGIE; this is encoded by the coding sequence ATGACATCGGCTTTTGAAAACGGATTGTACGGAGGATTGTTGCTTTCCATCATAGCTTTCAGCGTGGTATTTATCGTATTGGGTGGATTGACCCTTCTAATAGTGGCCATCAAGTTTGTCGGCAGCTCCGACAGGGGATCGGGCAAAAAGGGCGAAGTTGTGTACTCCGGCGGAGAAGGGGCTTCAAGTGAGACTTCCGCTCCTGTCATGCAGGCTGTGTCGACCGAATGGCCGACTGCAACCGAGCCGCAGGTGATAGGAGGTATAGAGGAAGAAGAGATCGCTGCCATAAGCGCTGCCATAGCAGCATACAGCTCGGCTCCCTTCGAGATCAAGTCCGTAAGAAGGGTAATTCCGCCGCGGACAGGGCTATGGCGAAAGGCTTCATTCTTCGAAAGCCTTGAGGGAATAGAATAA
- a CDS encoding biotin/lipoyl-containing protein: MQKKYRIIVNGRVYEVEVEELGASMAPNYPQASPAPAPVAAVPSQPVAAAPMPVPVAAAPAPSVQPSAPAPKPSPAAPTPPAGGTLISAPMPGKILKVFVQPGMQVKKGFNMLVLEAMKMENEILAPSDGVIKEVRVKEGDNVNTGDPMVVLG, from the coding sequence ATGCAGAAAAAATACAGGATAATCGTGAATGGCAGGGTATATGAAGTGGAAGTAGAAGAGCTTGGAGCATCGATGGCGCCAAATTATCCTCAAGCTTCACCGGCTCCCGCACCCGTTGCTGCAGTTCCTTCTCAGCCGGTCGCAGCTGCTCCAATGCCGGTACCTGTGGCTGCGGCCCCGGCTCCGAGCGTACAGCCGAGTGCTCCTGCCCCTAAACCGTCACCTGCTGCTCCTACACCTCCCGCAGGAGGCACCTTGATCTCAGCGCCCATGCCAGGGAAAATCTTAAAGGTCTTCGTGCAGCCGGGCATGCAGGTTAAGAAAGGGTTTAATATGCTCGTGTTGGAGGCCATGAAGATGGAAAACGAGATATTGGCCCCCTCCGACGGCGTGATCAAGGAGGTAAGAGTCAAAGAAGGTGACAATGTCAATACCGGCGATCCTATGGTAGTGCTGGGTTAG